The following are from one region of the Rosistilla carotiformis genome:
- a CDS encoding chemotaxis protein CheW encodes MSKTLEPKSVVEDQQFATFYVGDVLLGIAIDRVREINRLSEITCVPHAPRHVLGVVNLRGEVVPLLDLGILLGLPSTQVGSDSKNMIVQADGQLLGLVVDRVSDILAVSHESMSSPPANVNAVDGRMIQGIHTLPDDVVILLDIDQALANSQ; translated from the coding sequence ATGAGCAAGACGTTAGAACCCAAGAGTGTGGTTGAGGATCAACAGTTCGCCACGTTTTATGTTGGCGATGTGTTGTTGGGGATCGCCATCGACCGTGTTCGAGAAATCAATCGACTTTCGGAGATCACGTGCGTTCCGCATGCCCCGCGGCATGTCCTAGGGGTTGTGAATCTGCGTGGTGAAGTCGTTCCGCTGTTGGACTTGGGAATTCTGCTGGGCTTGCCAAGCACCCAAGTTGGCAGCGACTCGAAGAACATGATTGTTCAAGCCGATGGCCAATTATTGGGGCTGGTCGTGGATCGCGTCTCCGACATCCTAGCGGTTTCACACGAGTCGATGTCATCGCCGCCGGCGAACGTCAACGCGGTCGATGGACGCATGATCCAGGGCATCCACACGCTTCCCGACGATGTCGTGATTTTACTGGATATCGATCAAGCTCTGGCAAATTCTCAATAA